In Streptomyces canus, one DNA window encodes the following:
- a CDS encoding ferredoxin, producing the protein MRIEVDRELCCGSGMCVLTDPETFDQSEEDGVVQVLRPQPSAERQAVVRSAVSGCPTSAIRLVE; encoded by the coding sequence ATGCGTATCGAGGTTGACCGCGAGCTGTGCTGCGGCAGCGGCATGTGTGTGCTGACCGATCCCGAGACCTTCGACCAGAGCGAGGAGGACGGCGTGGTCCAAGTGCTCCGCCCCCAGCCGTCCGCCGAGCGGCAAGCAGTCGTCCGGAGCGCCGTCTCGGGCTGCCCGACGTCGGCGATCCGGCTGGTCGAGTAG
- a CDS encoding SDR family oxidoreductase codes for MRKNILITGASGGLGRGMAWEFARRGRRLALCARRGDRLKELREELLAAHPSITVAVRELDVTDHAAVFEVFHSFRAELGSLDRVVVNAGTGEGSPVGTGGFERNLRAVNTNFTAALAQCEAAMEVFREQHSGHLVVISSMSALKGFPGALTAYAAGKAGVLTLAEGIRADVMGTQVKVSTMLPGYIRSESNTHEGQRRLVVDTETGCRRLAAAIEREPARACVPAWPWSVLGVGLRLLPLRVTSRMGAVARRAEGPRPRTAAADHAG; via the coding sequence ATGCGGAAGAACATCCTGATCACGGGCGCGAGCGGCGGTCTCGGTCGCGGTATGGCCTGGGAGTTCGCCCGGCGCGGCCGCCGTCTCGCGCTGTGTGCGCGGCGCGGCGACCGGCTGAAGGAGCTGCGAGAGGAGCTGCTCGCGGCGCATCCCTCGATCACCGTGGCCGTGCGCGAGCTCGATGTGACCGACCACGCAGCGGTGTTCGAGGTGTTCCACTCTTTCCGCGCGGAGCTCGGCTCGCTGGACCGGGTGGTCGTCAACGCCGGTACGGGCGAGGGAAGTCCGGTGGGCACGGGTGGCTTCGAGCGAAACCTTCGCGCGGTGAACACCAATTTCACCGCCGCCCTCGCCCAGTGCGAGGCGGCCATGGAGGTGTTCCGGGAGCAGCATTCGGGCCATCTGGTGGTGATCTCCTCCATGAGTGCGCTGAAGGGCTTCCCCGGCGCGCTCACCGCGTACGCGGCAGGCAAGGCCGGGGTGCTGACGCTGGCCGAGGGCATCCGCGCGGATGTGATGGGAACCCAGGTGAAGGTCAGCACCATGCTGCCCGGATACATCCGATCTGAGTCCAACACCCATGAGGGCCAGCGGAGGTTGGTGGTCGACACAGAGACCGGCTGCCGCCGGCTGGCCGCCGCCATCGAGCGCGAGCCGGCCAGGGCCTGTGTGCCGGCCTGGCCCTGGAGTGTGCTCGGCGTGGGGCTGCGGCTTCTGCCGCTGCGGGTGACCAGCCGGATGGGAGCG